CGATTTTCAATATACGAGTTAGTGTTCAAGTATTAACACACGTATAATAACTTTTGAGTGATTGCATATACATATTACAGTTGCACTTAATCATTTATAGTAACAATCGTCTTACATTTGTTAAATACATAAATCAGACAAACTGTCATTGTACATTTCTCGAGTCCAGAACCTCTCGTAGGCTAATCAGATACgaaccacaaaaaaaatttaaatgaaggTTTGAATTtctgtaaaaagaaaaagaaaataaaaaactgaggGTTTGAAATGGAAAGCACAAAAAAGGTAAATAGAAAATCCGCACGTCAATAATAATTATAGTAATATCATAAAATGCTCACCTAAAGTGGCCTATTTAAAAACTTTTAACCATGCCAAATATTTGAACACTGTTTTCCATAAATTTatgtaaacaaacaaaggCCAGTTTTCAACTTCGAAATCACTAAACTTGAAAACATGTGCTACAGAAGAAGCCCCCCCCCGTCACTAAAGTCTGTCTCCCAATCCGACAACCAAATACAACGTAAGaaagaataaacaaacaaCTGCGTTGATGTGTTTTGAATGTCACCGTCCTCGCGCTATCCATAATATCCCATGTCATGCGTTTGCATTGCATGTGTTTTTGAATTGTGGTCATGTTTCGGATTCTATGGTTAGGCTTTTAAAGGACATGCAAAAGTTTGTGACCTAAGTCTTCATAAGCTTTAATTCAGTAAAAGAACGTCAATTTGATTTGTAAATGGTTAGCGCCACAAAGAGTTGCCGAGGGGTTGGCTGTCAACCGTTGATGAGTGTTGTGGTACCCACCTGCATCCACGGCTGACAATCACCCACGCATGTGGGCACATTACTATCCATAGCATTGCTCATGGTATCCAATATGAGATATCTGTCTCTTAAAGACATGGAGAAGCCAAACTGCGCTCAGATGCAATCAAGATGTTCATGGAATGACAGACAGTTGTTGAAAAAGATGTTTAACtataattttcaaaacaaGAACATCCTCAAACTTTAGGAATCAAAACTTAATTTCCTGTTTTACTCACCAAAGCCACACAGGGCCATCCATACAATTCCAACTATCAGGGTGGTCATTGTTTACAAACAGCACCATAATTTCCTAGACAATCAAGAAAGGATGAAAGACCGGAAACTGCCACAAGCGAAGGCATATTGTGCTTGCCAACCTGGGTAGCCAGGACCATGACAAAATTCTCACACCTACTTGGATACAAAAGCTTTCAAGATCTCTACTACTACTCCTACAAAACGAACCGATCCACGGGTCATCTTGAAGTGTCTTCAATATTACTCTGTACACTTAGAAGAAGTTCTGCAAGATGTAGCAGTCAACTGTGTTGATCATGGTGACTGGGGCAAAACCTGACCCAAAAACAAGCAGGCATACCCAACATGTTCATACAAGGGCCTTGTCCGCCTGTTACACTGGATGCTATGAGTCACTCTGACATGACATCCTCTGATGCAGCAAGCACCTGAGCTTCCATGTCGCTGCATGAATACCTAGTGGAGTAGTCCAGTGCCGAATCACCTGGACAGGATCATCATTGATTAGCATAGGGCAACTCaatattaaacatgaaaatgaCAGTTGATGAGGCAAGTTCGGTTCAAGATGCATTACTTTGAGAAGAGTCAATAGATGATCGGTTCAGTGATGCACTCCTGTTTAGATCTGTAATCATTgaatgaattaataattaaaaagagaaaaaaaaatggcaacAATAATGAACATAATCAAGGAAATTTAGCAGATTGTAAACGGTGTTGCTCATTACATAAAAACTTTGTAGCGCGTTGcatcaagaaaaacaaaaggaaaaagagaaaagtcaAGAATGTACTTCGGTAGAATGACATCCCATACCAGAAGATTGATGTAACCCTTTGACAGCCTCAAAATTCTTGTATGTATAGCCAACAAAACTGAGATCTTTAGGAGTCAACAACATCTGCAGAGAAAGTTAGAGGACTAGTATAAAGtacaaacccaaaatatctaaagaaaaagaatcgCATAATGGCATCAGAAAAAAATGATCAATAGTATTTAAGAAGACCAAGTTCCATTAACATCAATGACCTCGGACCCCACTATTGTATAGGAATCCATCTATAGTGAGTTCAAACCTGCCTTCCAATTTTTTACCAAATTTTACCTTTGAATAGGCCattgaattatgaatatgCCTTCTACAGTATGAAATACTATGTGTATGACATAAATCTTGATTTACTAAACCAACATATTTTACATGGGAATAGCCATCACCAGATCATAAATTAACATTATGCCACTTTAAGTCTGTGTACTCTTTCGGCTATGAAAAACATACCTTTCTCATTGGTCCAGATCCTGTTCTTCCTGTTGCTGGTGGATCCACCTAGAGCACAGTTGAATTTAAGACACAAAggtaaaacaaattaatacttCACACACTACCAATAAATAAAGGAAGACAGGAGTGTGCTTAACACCTCACCTCATCATacttcataaaattttgagtaTCGAGTTCCCCATTGACCTCTGGTTTAAATGCTGCCTCCACCTCATAAAGTTTGTCCCAAGCAATATCTTTGAACCAAGGATGAGCCTgaacaaatttaaaacaaacttATATGATTAAGAAAATGCGTAACAGTATGAGGGTAAATGTCATCTGAAAGAGAGTTAAAATACCTTAATTTGGTCTGCTCTACCAAGCCTATTTTCAACATCACAAAGGAACCTACTGATCAGATCCTTTGCTTCAGGTGTCAACCTTGCCTCCACTGGaaattttaagtgatttttcCAATGTACAATCTAGCATAGATTGTTCCACATGTCAGGTTATACATGAGTGTTCTTGGTTAATAATAAAACTTTAGTAAGATATAACATCACAACTGCCTAAAGAAATCAACTCAAAGCTTCTTCAGTAGCCATGACACGTAAGAATTGTACAATTTTGCAAAGGTTAGTgcttcaaaaataatttatacatAGAACTTtctacaaagaaagaaaaaacggTGAGACAAAAGCAACCTGAAGAATTATGTTGAAATTAATCTCACTACAATCTAATGATTGTGGGAACCCAACAACATAGAAGAAGATGAATCGAAAGCTATGAGATATCACATACTTCAATTAGAAAATATAACCAAAACATATACTCATTGCAAATCAACCTTTCTGCATGTTGTCACTGGATCATCAGAGTAAAATGGGGGATAACCAACAAGCATCTCATACATTATTGCACCAAGTGACCACCTACAACCAGGAAGGAATTCGGTAAGATAATAGAATTCACAATGAAGTTTAGCATACCATATTTTAGCTACTATAGCAATTCAATAACACTGCAAAGATCTTCACTGAAAAACACAATTACAATACTAATggttttttcaaagaaaagcCAATGTCGAACAGATAAGCATTAATTGTATGGACTTACCAGTCACACTCCATGCCATATCCTTTCTTCAACAATACTTCTGGAGCGATGTAATCCGGAGTTCCGACTGTTGAGAATGCCTATCATTGGAACAAAGTAATATGACTATGATCAGAAAAACAAAGGTCTCTAGGACCAATATCCTTGAAATTGCCAAAACACACTACCACAAGAACTTTAATGCATTCATAACATTAAACTCTTCAACCAGGAAATTGACTGATCAAATGACAAAGACAATGTAAATGTCTGCTGTGTTGTGAAAACTACGATTATATACTCTGATGTCCCTCAAACAGAACCATACATTTTTTCTACTGAACCACGCTTTATATATCCttatttaaaatgaattaCTGTACTGAAGGTCATTTCAGAAATATACCATTTCTGGTAAGGTTAATATAGCCTCTCTGATCTTGATCTACTTGACTTTTGTAACAGTGTGGACACATAATTACATATACGACTCCGAGTGACATTAAATAATCTATCTTTAAATCCATGCAGTGTTAATTATCATAATACACAAATAGCAAACATCTGCTGCTTGCACTTTATTAGTTAAGAATCTAAGAGATGTGAAATGCCACATTAAAAGATAAAggaaaatatcattttcatacCAGTTTTCTTCTGTTTATTTGCCAATGTTGAAGTTGCTCAAGCGGGCTTTTCCAGCGCCTCCCATTTTTGGATTCTGGGAAGGATTCATCAATATCCATTGTCTCATGTAGGTTCTCATCATCTAGtacttcattttcatttatgGATGACAAATTTGAGCAGTCAAGAGGCTTGCAAAGACCAAAATCAGAGAGCTTCATGTGACCATTTTTGTCTAACAGAAGATTGTCTGGTTTTATGTCTCTGAAAATATAGATGCAACAAATGCAAGAGTTACATTATGTTCCTGATGTACAATTATTAATATAATGCTGTTCAAGAGAATCCAGCTTCTGATATGTTGGCAAGCCTGTAAACAACTGGATAAACCAACCTGTGAATGTAGTTATGTTTATGAATAGATTCTATAGCCATAACACTTTGGGCAATGTAAAATCTTGCAACAGTTTCAGTCAAAGTCTCTTCTCTAATAAGCAAAGTCATCATGTCACCACCAGGTAGATACTCCATGATTAGATACAAGTAGTCAGCATCTTGAAAGGAATAGTAGAGTTTCACAATGCAGTGACTAGCAACCTCTGCAAGCAAATTCCTTTCAGCTCTAACATGTTCAACCTACGTTGCAGATAGACAACCAGTGAGTGCATATATTCACACACGTTTAAAATACTTTTAATAGAAGTTAAAATTTATATCAACTCTAAATCTATCATATAATACCTGCCCCCTACTGAGCATTTCTGACTTCTTCAACTTTTTCATGGCATAAATGTTGCCAGATTTCTTCTCCCGACAGAGTCTAACCTATAAAGTTTTATATAAAGGTTCTTAATCAAGGAAGTATCAAACATAAACCAATGAATATACAAAAacttcaacaaagaaaaggaaacaaataaCCATCATACTTGTGTTAGAAATGATCAGCGTACTGTAACAATAAACAACTCACAGGTAGCTGAAATAAGCTTATACTCACTTCCTCTGTATAGAATGTTTAAGAGGGAAAATAATAATCTTTTAAACCAAGCACCTATGCAAACTATAAAAAATACGCATATCTCTAACCTCTCCAAAGGCCCCTCTCCCAATTATTGCCAGAAGGTCAAAATCATCAACACAAATCTTGTGCCTTTTAAGGCGCATATATTCAGTCTCTGTGCGCTCCAAATCCTTCAACATATGGATCTGTTCCTGTTCTGGCACACGTTCAGATGCCAACTTCTTTTCCAGCACTGAGCGCCTGGAAACAGTAAAAACATGTGAGGGCGCGTATCAAGATTAAAAGCCTTTATGACCTAATCATTGCcaattttactttaattacCAGTTGTGAAGGCACATCACAACTATGAGCAACTATTGAAatctaaaaaaatagaagaaaacaagaaacatattcaaaattcaaaactgccTCATATATGTACACTTAATGACTTTCTCGCTTTGTTCACAGTTGCACCCCATTCATTACTTCTAAGGTGgttaaaatattaacaaaCAAATAACCACATACTTTTCCAACTAAAGATTTGCGGATAATATATCTAAGAAGCTTCATAACTCATAACCATCACTAGGCAATTCTTTACTAATTTGAAAATGTCATTCAGCATTCAAAAATTTATTATGGTTTATATTTCTTAGAACATTTGTATTTTCTCGACATCAGGACCAACTTTAGAAAATCTAAACACAGTTCGACTTGGCgataaacataaattaaacaataataCTTTCAGTTCATGCAAGCATGCGCATTCCGAAAGACCAAAATCCGAaatgagttttaaaaaaaggaaaatctaTCCCACTCCTTAACAAACTATAATGGTCTCTTCTCCTTACGATAATGCACTCCCCTTTACCTCATAAAACCAAGAGCACACTGATTTAGAATATCCTTATGAACCCCATTTCCCATACACCAAATAAATTCCAACTCTTTCAAGGAATGCATGTCCAAGCACCCTCATTTCCCTACAAAATTCGAAGCTTTCTTtcctaaaccaaaaaaacattaaatacccagaaacaaaaaaccaaatttgatCACGAAAATCACGAATACACCAGCTGGGATTGCAAGGACTGGAAAGCTAGAGATTGAAACCAAAACTGGGCAAGGCGAGAGAGAGATCCTTGGAAATAGTataaacaaaaggaaatgATTTTCATACCTTTGTTTACGATCTTGGATGTGCTTCATCTGAGCCTTGTAGTGGCTCTCTATGAACTGCTTGGCTGCAGCCACCCTCTCCAGGGTCAAGCTGGACCCCACCTCTCCGGCGTCCTCCTCCGCCTCTATAGCCATGGGCCCCACCTCGTTCTTCTCCATCTGCGTATGGTTCTCCATGCTccctcgctctctctctctctctctctctctctctgtgtctctgtGTGGCTTCAGAAATTTGGATGATTGTGACAAGTAACAACGAAGCAAAGACCCCGGGACGAATGAGAATATATGAGACCTCCAAAAACAGGCTTCTACAACCAATTTTTAtacttttctctctccaacGTCTATTTTGTCTACCTGACATGTGGGCGCCTCCTATTGGGCAGCTCCATGGGTTCCGAACAGTTGCACTCTCTTGGGTGGCATTTCTCAGGTGGAGAGAGCAtgttaaatataatatatataacttattctttatattcttttgcaattaatcatatttttaaaaggaaaattctATAATATAAACACACCATAGAGGCAAATATTACTTCAATAACAAAATTATGAGTTTTAATAATAAAGTCTCTTCACACGCGCTTCAGCGCCTGTATAAAAAAAGTGTATAAAAAAAGTGTACAAAATGAGGTGTGTGTAAAAGTGGTTTCCAGATACAGAAAATCAATCTCACGTTGGAAAGAGAGTTATTATTGGCAGGCATGTTTGGAAGTGAAAACCAATTCTGCACAAATCTTTGATGTTGCTAGCAAATGACTTGGATGTGCAAGGTTTACAAATGCAATTATTTTGACAGTAATTTTATCTTCAAACGTACAGTCTCATCTGCCTGTTTAAATTGCAATTCAATTAATCTTGACATAATCATGGTCATCAATAATAATGAGACCTGACCAGAATAAGAATGTGCTATAATATTGACAGAAAAGAGTTTTAACACCAAACTCTTGCAGGTGCAATGAATTTTCTTGATGAGAGTCGTTCTAAAGGGGCAAACATTACGGTTCATGAATAAGGGAAAATGTTGAATCGATTAGAAAGAATTCAGAAGTTGTCCTAAATGAATGTTTCTAGACTAACTAGGGAGATACCTTGATGTTACCATATCTATATTAAACACGCATTCACAGAATACCATATAAATCGTATTTTAAATGCTATCGAAATGCTCAAGGCAAGAGGATTAAGGCTTAGTTTGGGATTGCtatcacttttaaaaaaaagttgattttactgtgctttgaaaataattagctgtCAAGTAAAGCGgctccatgtttggtaaacaatatttttaaagtattgTTAGTACAAAAGACAGTGTCAAAACCGTTTggtaaaatttaatataaaattgttgtaactgtgaataatgactaaaatagacatgatgtTAAAAGTTttatgtactaatcatgtggtggtagtggtggtgatggagtggaggtggtggtgataaaggtggagttggtggttgtggtagttatggtggtggggatggcggaggtgatggtggtggtggaggtggaggaggaggtggtggtggtggaggtggtggaggaggtgatggttggggtggtggtggtagaggatgaggaggaggaggtggtggtggtggtggaggtggtggaggagcTGATGGTTGGGGTGGTGGTGTGGTGGCagaggatgaggaggaggtggatgtggtggcggtggttgtAGAAGTAGTGAATGTGGTGGTGCAAGTGGTGGAGTTGGATGTGGAAGTGGAGGTAGTATcattttttataaatcaatgatggtattttgggaattaaaaaaattcattaaatgtttatctctgcttcttttgaaagtAGCTTTAAAAAGCAACCTAGAGCCAGCTTTTAAAAGCTGCTGTCAAAAGGccattgtttttaaaataatcgggatattttacttttaccaaacaccttaaactgcttaactttaaagAGAAGTAGatttttggcaaaaaaaaaaaagcaatcccaAAAAGGACCTTAGAGGTTTTGCTTTCTCACTGAAAGGCTTCTCTTACTGAAAAACCATCAAGCAAAACAGAATGCTCAATGTGGCAATAGTCACTTGACCTTTCTCTTCGACTACTTCATTTTGTAATAATCAGTTTGCTTCTCCATCATTACAATGTTGGATTGCTCTGGTGGAATTAGGATTATTGTAGCTTATACTTGATTTACCCAATTGTCAGTAGTAGTTTAGGAGAACTAAACAAACGTCTAACCTggaaacataaagaaaaacactTTTTCAACAGTGGCAAGTGTGTTCTTTTATCGACGGTTTTTAGGATTTAACAGCGGTTGGCACCGGTTTTGTCACATTTAGTGACGAAAATTATTTCCCAATTTTGCAAAATGCCTttagaaacagaaaaaaccGTCGCTAACCGTAGGAAATACAACTTTTACTGGCGAAGATAAAAACCGCCGCTAAAAGTTGGCAGACTTTGAAACCCTCCTACCAATTATTACTTGATACATGAAAAATGCCCCAATCTGTCCAACAAACTGGACATGACGGGAAAATTTTCAGTAAGTTCCTCTTGCTCTCCTTTGTAAAGACTTCTACTGGCATGGATGGTAGCAACTTCTTGCATGTTATCATTGCTTAATCCTTCactgaaaatttgaaatggtCCCTCAGAAATTCCAAAGCCAGCTGAGGCGGAATATACCATGTAATCCTAGGGATGATACCTCCGAGCATCATGCACTGTGCACCTTACGCCGTCCATTATGCTCCAC
Above is a genomic segment from Prunus dulcis chromosome 7, ALMONDv2, whole genome shotgun sequence containing:
- the LOC117633424 gene encoding serine/threonine-protein kinase tricorner-like, which translates into the protein MENHTQMEKNEVGPMAIEAEEDAGEVGSSLTLERVAAAKQFIESHYKAQMKHIQDRKQRRSVLEKKLASERVPEQEQIHMLKDLERTETEYMRLKRHKICVDDFDLLAIIGRGAFGEVRLCREKKSGNIYAMKKLKKSEMLSRGQVEHVRAERNLLAEVASHCIVKLYYSFQDADYLYLIMEYLPGGDMMTLLIREETLTETVARFYIAQSVMAIESIHKHNYIHRDIKPDNLLLDKNGHMKLSDFGLCKPLDCSNLSSINENEVLDDENLHETMDIDESFPESKNGRRWKSPLEQLQHWQINRRKLAFSTVGTPDYIAPEVLLKKGYGMECDWWSLGAIMYEMLVGYPPFYSDDPVTTCRKIVHWKNHLKFPVEARLTPEAKDLISRFLCDVENRLGRADQIKAHPWFKDIAWDKLYEVEAAFKPEVNGELDTQNFMKYDEVDPPATGRTGSGPMRKMLLTPKDLSFVGYTYKNFEAVKGLHQSSDLNRSASLNRSSIDSSQSDSALDYSTRYSCSDMEAQVLAASEDVMSE